One window of Ziziphus jujuba cultivar Dongzao chromosome 5, ASM3175591v1 genomic DNA carries:
- the LOC107403850 gene encoding acyl carrier protein 1, mitochondrial: MALRAAILRHVRVPVQILAVRSSERSLFGAGSFFRSMSSHGDDRPTKDEVTERVLSVVKDFPKVDPSKVSSDVHFQKDLGLDSLDNVEIVMALEDEFKLQIPDLEADKIDSTHLAIEYIYNHPMAG; this comes from the exons ATGGCACTGAGAGCAGCCATACTTCGCCATGTCCGAGTCCCAGTTCAAATCCTGGCCGTACGGTCATCGGAGCGATCATTATTTGGTGCTGGAAGCTTTTTCCGATCGATGTCGTCTCACGGCGATGATCGACCTACCAAAGACGAAGTCACCGAAAGAGTTCTATCCGTCGTCAAGGACTTCCCCAAAGTAGATCCTTCTAAG GTGAGTTCTGATGTTCATTTTCAGAAGGATTTGGGCTTGGATAGCTTGGACAATGTGGAGATAGTAATGGCTTTGGAAGACGAGTTCAAGTTGCAAATTCCAGACTTGGAAGCTGATAAGATTGATTCCACTCATCTTGCCATTGAATACATCTATAACCATCCTATGGCTGGTTAA
- the LOC132803804 gene encoding putative receptor-like protein kinase At3g47110, translating to MYLCQNNLNGPIPKQLTGLSSLSTALDLSSTSLIGPIPTEVDEVPVQGVFNNATALFIVENTRLCGGIPQLKLSKWKRRESANLEFTFRIPLLNVSYGDLFKATDSFSEANLIGSGSLNDFKALVYEFMVNGSREKWLHPSHSANLGEEHNLLSLIDRLPIHFPQNKLALFEYEGPLDILPQDRLLGTTMHREH from the exons ATGTATCTTTGTCAAAACAATCTCAATGGTCCTATACCAAAACAACTTACTGGTTTGTCATCCTTATCCACTGCATTAGATTTATCCAGCACCAGCTTGATTGGTCCTATCCCTACAGAAGTAG ATGAGGTTCCTGTTCAGGGAGTGTTCAATAATGCAACTGCCCTTTTTATAGTGGAAAACACAAGGCTATGTGGAGGAATACCCCAATTGAAGCTGTCTAAATG GAAAAGAAGAGAGTCAGCAAATTTGGAATTCACATTTAGGATTCCTTTATTGAATGTATCATATGGAGATCTTTTTAAAGCTACTGATAGCTTTTCTGAAGCAAATTTGATTGGTTCTGGAAGTTTG AATGATTTCAAAGCTCTTGTTTATGAGTTTATGGTTAATGGGAGCCGAGAAAAGTGGCTACATCCAAGTCATAGTGCAAATTTGGGAGAAGAACATAACCTTTTGAGTCTTATAGACAGG CTTCCCATCCACTTTCCTCAGAACAAATTAGCTCTCTTTGAATACGAGGGTCCATTGGATATACTGCCTCAG GATAGACTTCTTGGAACAACCATGCACAGGGAGCATTAA
- the LOC107421713 gene encoding very-long-chain aldehyde decarbonylase CER1 has product MAFNPGILTDWPWKSLGSFKYMILAPWAIQNTYSYMFKADEKEKDQSHFLILPFLLWRFLHNQIWITLSRYRTTKGNNRILDRGLEFDQVDRERNWDDQILLNGILLYVVSKTVKRASNLPLWRADGVVMTILLHVGPVEFLYYWLHRALHHHFLYSRYHSHHHSSIVTEPITSVIHPFAEHLAYFVLFATPILTTLFTGTVSIASYTGYITFIDFMNNMGHCNFELVPIWLFSIFPPLKYLMYTPSFHSLHHTQFRTNYSLFMPIYDYIYGTMDKSSDSLYETSLKREEEVPDVVHLTHLTTPESIYHLRLGFASLASKPHTSSIWYLWLMWPVTMWTMMLAWIYGRTFVVERHRFDKLRLQTWSIPKYKFQYSLQWQNQFINGLIEEAILEAEEKGVKVLSLGLLNQSEELNGHGRLYVEKNPKLKVKLVDGSSLAVAVVLNNIPKGTTQVLLRGKLTKVAYALALALCQKGIQVATVNEDEYLKLNKSLTPNLSCASKLVLSKCSSQKIWLVGDELSDEEQLKASKGTIFIPFSQFPPKKLRKDCFYHYTPAMVTPTSLENLHTCENWLPRRVMSAWRIAGMVHALEGWNEHECGNNDTISNNIDKIWEATLQHGFQPIMNFN; this is encoded by the exons ATGGCTTTTAACCCTGGAATCCTTACTGACTGGCCATGGAAGTCTCTCGGAAGCTTTAAG TACATGATATTGGCACCATGGGCGATTCAGAACACGTACTCATACATGTTTAAAGCGgatgagaaagagaaagaccAGTCTCATTTCCTGATTTTACCATTTCTATTATGGAGATTTCTTCACAACCAGATTTGGATCACTCTTTCTCGTTACCGAACCACCAAAGGTAACAATCGGATCCTAGATAGAGGTCTCGAATTCGACCAAGTTGACAGAGAAAGGAACTG GGACGACCAAATATTgttgaatggaatattgttaTACGTAGTAAGCAAGACAGTGAAACGGGCTTCAAACTTGCCGTTGTGGAGGGCAGATGGAGTGGTCATGACAATTTTGCTTCATGTGGGTCCGGTTGAGTTCCTTTATTACTGGCTCCACAGAGCTCTTCACCACCATTTCCTCTACTCTCGCTATCATTCTCATCACCATTCCTCCATTGTCACCGAGCCCATTACTT CCGTGATTCATCCATTTGCGGAGCACCTAGCGTATTTCGTCCTGTTTGCGACTCCAATTCTGACCACATTGTTCACAGGAACCGTCTCAATAGCATCCTATACTGGTtacataactttcattgatttCATGAACAATATGGGTCACTGCAACTTTGAGCTAGTTCCAATCTGGCTCTTCTCTATATTTCCACCTCTCAAGTACCTTATGTATACTCCATC GTTCCACTCtttgcatcacactcaatttcgaACAAATTACTCCTTGTTTATGCCAATCTATGACTACATCTATGGAACAATGGACAAATCTTCGGATTCTCTGTATGAGACTTCACTTAAAAGAGAGGAGGAAGTGCCAGATGTCGTGCATCTAACCCATCTAACAACACCAGAATCGATCTACCATCTGCGGTTGGGATTTGCCTCGTTGGCCTCTAAGCCCCACACATCATCAATATGGTACCTATGGTTAATGTGGCCAGTGACAATGTGGACCATGATGTTGGCTTGGATTTATGGTCGCACTTTTGTGGTTGAGAGGCATCGTTTTGATAAACTCAGATTGCAAACTTGGTCTATTCCCAAATACAAGTTCCAG TACTCCTTGCAATGGCAAAATCAATTTATCAACGGCTTGATTGAGGAAGCCATACTTGAAGCAGAGGAAAAGGGTGTTAAAGTGTTAAGTCTAGGTCTCTTGAACCAG aGTGAGGAGTTGAATGGACACGGAAGGCTTTATGTGGAAAAGAATCCAAAGCTGAAAGTCAAGTTGGTGGATGGAAGTAGCCTAGCAGTGGCTGTAGTTCTAAACAATATACCAAAAGGGACTACACAAGTTCTTCTTAGAGGCAAACTTACCAAGGTCGCTTACGCCCTTGCCTTGGCTCTGTGCCAAAAGGGTATCCAg GTAGCTACAGTGAATGAGGATGAGTATCTGAAGCTTAACAAATCATTGACTCCCAATTTATCATGTGCAAGTAAATTAGTTCTCTCAAAATGTTCTTCTCAAAAg ATATGGCTAGTGGGAGATGAATTGAGTGATGAAGAGCAGTTAAAGGCTTCGAAGGGAACAATATTTATTCCATTCTCCCAATTCCCACCTAAGAAATTGCGCAAAGACTGCTTCTACCACTACACACCAGCAATGGTTACTCCTACATCTCTTGAGAATCTACACACTTGTGAG AATTGGTTGCCAAGAAGGGTGATGAGTGCATGGCGTATAGCAGGGATGGTGCATGCCTTGGAAGGTTGGAATGAACATGAATGTGGGAACAACGACACCATCTCCAACAATATTGACAAAATCTGGGAAGCAACTCTTCAACATGGGTTTCAGCCTATCATGAATTTCAACTAA